In a single window of the Labeo rohita strain BAU-BD-2019 chromosome 23, IGBB_LRoh.1.0, whole genome shotgun sequence genome:
- the LOC127154863 gene encoding chemokine XC receptor 1 — protein MTEEYTYDPEDQPCHKEEVIRVGSIVIPVFFTLLVVFSCIGNLLVLLILVLYEKFRSLINILICNLALSDLLFTSGLPFWALYFVCGWTFGEAGCRTVKFLFYAGFYSSVLFLTLMTVQRYMAVVHPLSDWEACKCFSVAPLIIWFLSGTAALLVSLHSKVLEHEGSFYCEFDSIQVKHAAVYLQNVFFLVAFCIMGFCQVRMFQTVAQSQIKRRHKTIRLIFCVGLVFFISWAPYNIVMFLRILQDYDLSSFTDCNVSICLDYAYYACRLLAFSHCCLNPVLYALIGERFRKHLKTILKKLCSK, from the coding sequence ATGACGGAAGAGTATACATATGATCCAGAAGACCAACCATGTCACAAAGAAGAAGTGATCAGAGTTGGATCTATTGTAATTCCAGTTTTCTTCACTCTTCTGGTTGTGTTTAGTTGCATTGGTAACCTGCTGGTTCTGCTCATCCTGGTGCTGTATGAGAAGTTTAGATCGCTGATCAACATCCTGATCTGCAATTTAGCTCTGTCAGATCTGCTGTTCACGTCTGGACTTCCATTTTGGGCTTTGTACTTCGTCTGTGGTTGGACGTTTGGAGAAGCTGGCTGTAGAACGGTGAAGTTTCTATTCTACGCTGGCTTTTACAGCAGCGTGTTGTTCTTGACTCTAATGACCGTTCAGCGTTACATGGCAGTGGTTCATCCTCTGTCTGACTGGGAGGCATGCAAATGCTTTTCAGTTGCTCCTCTCATCATATGGTTCTTGAGTGGAACAGCTGCACTTTTAGTCTCTCTTCACAGCAAAGTCTTAGAACACGAAGGgagtttttattgtgaatttgACAGTATTCAGGTAAAACATGCCGCTGTTTATTTACAGAATGTTTTCTTCCTGGTTGCATTTTGCATCATGGGATTTTGTCAGGTAAGAATGTTCCAGACAGTCGCTCAATCTCAAATAAAGCGGCGACACAAGACTATCCGACTCATATTCTGTGTCGGGCTGGTATTCTTCATTAGTTGGGCTCCATACAacattgttatgtttttaagaaTTCTGCAAGATTATGATTTGTCTTCATTCACAGATTGTAATGTATCCATTTGTCTTGATTATGCATATTATGCCTGCCGGCTGTTGGCTTTTTCACATTGCTGCTTAAACCCAGTGCTTTATGCTCTGATTGGAGAAAGATTTCGGAAACATCTGAAGACAATATTGAAAAAATTGTGTTCAAAATAA
- the LOC127154990 gene encoding chemokine XC receptor 1-like, translated as MDIDMTDENTMDSDYYDYNSDYDDQLCRKEEVVKVGSVVIPIFFTVVVVLSCIGNMLILVIFKLYESLKTLTHVFILNLAVSDLLFTFGLPFWASYYIWGWTFGEVGCKAVKFLFYVGFYSSVLFLTLMTVQRYMAVVHPLSDWKKSRCFLVSPFIVWILSGTVALLSSLHSKVMIESDNQYCEYGSVEWKSGIAYFQNAFFFIAFVIMGYCYGTMLRTITKPQTNKTVRLTFFIVLVFFIGWAPYNIVMFLKSLTINPFTDCEVSKRIDYAYYACRMLAFTHCCINPVILVLDARFCNTLQDITRQGSFV; from the coding sequence ATGGATATTGACATGACTGATGAGAATACGATGGACAGTGACTACTACGACTACAACAGCGACTATGACGACCAGCTGTGTCGCAAAGAGGAGGTGGTGAAAGTCGGATCTGTTGTTATTCCAATCTTTTTCACAGTAGTGGTCGTGTTGAGCTGCATCGGTAACATGCTCATTCTGGTGATCTTTAAACTCTACGAGAGCCTCAAAACCCTGACCCATGTCTTCATCCTTAATTTAGCGGTGTCAGATTTGCTGTTCACTTTTGGACTTCCATTTTGGGCCTCGTATTACATCTGGGGTTGGACATTTGGAGAGGTTGGCTGTAAAGCTGTGAAGTTTCTGTTCTATGTTGGCTTTTACAGCAGCGTTTTGTTCTTGACTCTAATGACCGTTCAGCGTTACATGGCAGTGGTTCATCCTCTGTCTGACTGGAAGAAATCCAGATGCTTTTTAGTCTCTCCTTTTATCGTTTGGATCCTGAGTGGAACGGTTGCACTGCTCAGTTCACTTCATAGTAAAGTCATGATTGAATCTGACAATCAATACTGTGAATATGGCAGTGTTGAATGGAAATCTGGCATTGCGTATTTTCAGAATGCTTTTTTCTTCATTGCATTTGTAATCATGGGTTACTGTTATGGGACAATGCTTCGGACGATTACAAAACCACAGACTAACAAGACTGTTAGACTGACATTTTTTATCGTGCTGGTGTTTTTTATTGGTTGGGCTCCATATAACATTGTCATGTTCCTAAAATCTTTGACTATTAATCCTTTTACAGACTGTGAAGTAAGCAAAAGAATCGACTATGCGTATTATGCTTGCCGAATGTTAGCTTTTACACACTGTTGCATAAACCCagtgattttagttttagatgCAAGGTTCTGTAATACTTTACAAGACATTACAAGACAAGGAAGTTTTGTGTAA